The following proteins are encoded in a genomic region of Glycine soja cultivar W05 chromosome 17, ASM419377v2, whole genome shotgun sequence:
- the LOC114394048 gene encoding lysine-rich arabinogalactan protein 18-like encodes MDRNGVLSLAFICIVVAGVGGQSPAAAPSNTPATPAAATPAQAPSTVPKSPAPVASPKSSPPAATPASTPAASPTTTPAAPAPVTKPPAASPPPATPPPATPPPAPVPVSSPPAPVPVSSPPAPVPVAAPTTPVAPSPAPKHKKKGKKHGAPAPSPLLGPPAPPTGAPGPSEDASSPGPGTAANDESGAETTMCLEKVLGGLALGWATLVLVF; translated from the exons ATGGATCGCAACGGCGTTCTCTCTCTCGCATTCATCTGCATTGTAGTCGCCGGCGTCGGAGGACAGTCTCCCGCCGCAGCGCCGTCAAACACTCCGGCAACTCCCGCCGCCGCCACTCCCGCCCAAGCACCTTCCACAGTACCGAAATCACCAGCTCCCGTTGCTTCTCCCAAATCATCTCCACCAGCTGCAACCCCTGCATCTACTCCGGCGGCATCTCCCACCACCACCCCCGCCGCGCCTGCTCCGGTGACCAAGCCACCTGCAGCCTCTCCTCCTCCGGCGACTCCTCCACCGGCAACTCCTCCTCCGGCGCCGGTTCCCGTGAGCTCTCCCCCCGCTCCCGTGCCGGTGAGTTCTCCACCCGCTCCTGTTCCGGTGGCGGCGCCAACCACCCCTGTGGCTCCCTCTCCGGCTCCGAAGCATAAGAAGAAGGGCAAGAAGCACGGTGCTCCGGCTCCTTCACCGTTGTTAGGACCTCCTGCGCCACCCACCGGAGCTCCTGGACCCAGCGAGGATGCTTCTTCCCCTGGACCTGGCACTGCTGCCAACGATGAG AGTGGAGCAGAGACCACCATGTGCTTGGAGAAGGTTCTAGGAGGCCTAGCTTTGGGTTGGGCTACCCTTGTTTTGGTCTTCTAG